One Hippoglossus stenolepis isolate QCI-W04-F060 chromosome 6, HSTE1.2, whole genome shotgun sequence genomic window, CCCATTAAATACACTGTGcctttgttttataaatcatttgaaatacaTGAAGGGATTGGTCATAACGGTTGGATACAGCATTCATAAGAATATATATTTCTGATACATAAGGTGCCACTGTGTAATAATATGGAAAGTGTATCACACTGAAGCTTTATATTTAGTCGCTTGGACTCACTGGTGGATACAACGTTTTGATCAGTTCATTACAATTCGTCACTAAAAATCAATACTATATGCTATAAATACAAAACTAGTGACAGGAAATGACCCTTGCATGTACAGTATGGGTGCACTGGTCCATTAACGTAACTAACAAGAAGCTAATTCAGTTAAagccacaaacaaaacactgtttatgtttaaaatactaaaaacaTCATGAGTCTGATCTGTGTGACCTGttcatttgttgatttgttcTCATAGTCTGTATacttaaaatagattttttgaaaatgtgtacCAACTAGTGGCCAACAGGTGTAATTATACCATTTATTTGTTAAAGATGAGAGTATGTTAAAACATCCCATACTATTCCCTGATTATCTTACAAATAAATGGCAACGTATTATCTGACTATATAGAGTACCAGTTATTTTACTGATTAGCTCGGGGTTGCGGTCTGTGCATCTATGAGCCCTATCCGCCACACGATCTTCAGGATTAACACCATGTTTTAAAGACAGGGACATTTAATCTTGGattaaatttaacatttacatcAAGTTTAATCCAAAATTCTTGATAAAGACACTTACATCAAATGATCAAGTAAGTGCAAAATGCGCAACTTTGTTTGATAAAATTATTTACCTGATTACAAAAAATACACTAGGGTTTCACATAGTAAGGGCAACAGAAAAGGGGCTGATTAGGAAAAGGCTGGTTTCAACTGACGGTCGAGGATTTCACATTAGTTATGATTTTACAATGAGAATGTAAAACAGTGTAAGTGGCACTAGTCTAACTGCTATAATGGCACATGTGATATTGTCTGTTAAACCTCCAGGTTAATTAGGTGAGAGAACGTAGAGTGGGAGcagttttcaaaaaaatcaaaCGCCTGGGACTTCTTTTCAAAGTTTGGATCATTCCTTTCAGTTATggaaacattttactcaagctgctttcaggaaTGCACTGAACTCGGTAGACCACCTCATGTGGTTGAAGTGAACTCCAAATTAAAGCAATACAGCGCAGTCAATACATCCCCTAATGTCAGCAATGAAGTTGGTGAATAAAATGACACAGCTGAAAGGAATAATGACCAAAACTAGGAGAGACAAGGAACCACGAAAAAGAACCGTATTATAAGCCGGCTGTACTTCGCAGGTTTCATGCAAATCTTGATGCTCAAGAATGTCCATCACCAACTACCATCctcaaaccacaacaacaaaaatcgAATCAATACCCACCATCCGCATTGTACAAAAATACAGAGCTGACACTAAAACTGCAGAGCTCAGCTATTTCTTCAACATGTGACACTAATTCAATTGTGTGGCAAGCTGATTATGAGACTGTAAAGTGTCACTGTGGACTTAGTATGAAATTTTTAATGAGTAAAGTTAATCAAATATAGTTTAAGCAAGCTGACACTGTAGTCAAGACAGTGTATTAAGTGCATTCATCACCACTCTATGCAAATACTAGGAATGAGACACAGAGTCATTTCAACTACAGTTTAGGATTAATCTAAGAGCTATCTGTCCAAACACAGCAGGTAGTGGGagctgtgttggtgtgtgctTGTCGTAACAGGTACAGTGGAGACTGTCAAACTAGTACAGGCTGATTTGAGCAACAGTTTGAAGGTTTATTAGATGCCAACGCACTGCACACCCGTTTACAACTCTATGAGACCAGATTTTAATACCCTGGAAAgtaatcatttgttttgttttgccgAAGCCCTCTTGGTCAGCAGCCCCAAAGTGCCAGCACAGTGCGCCACAGTAGATATTTGGGTAAAAATAGATTCTCTGAAATTGCGGACGCTATGCCTAATGACAAGATACTGTGAGAACCATTCATTTAGATCAGCAAAGACTACTCTACTGACAATCCTGCACTAAACTTTTATCAATATTAGAAGGCGTGACCGAGCTAGAGAGTTAAATATACAGATGAATCATTGCTTTTCTATATATTATCTGCATAAGCATAGACAGTGGTGATTTTTTCATTGTGTACCTAGTCCATTGGATTTGACTATTGATAAACATGTATGAGACTTTGAGCTGACTCAGGACTACCACTGTCTAACATACATGGGGCATTAAAAAACACTCATTGACTTTGTGCAGCACAGAGTGAAAGGTCCTGAGATGAGAGAAGGGTGATCAATTGAAGGCTGACTGTAGGTCTTTGAAAGCTGCTCGtctttgtttctgctcctcAGCCTGCTTCTTCTTATCCTCCTGCTCCTGGCGAATCTCTGCCTCAAACCGGCTGGACTCATTGATGGCCTGGACCTGTTCAACAGAAAGACACATAGTGGTCAAGTATAGAAGTGCAGCAAGGAGGGTGGAAGTAATGAGTTATATTTACTCTCGTAAACAAAGTACTTGTACATGGACTGGATTGGTGATATTTCGCAGTGATTCTATATACCAACTCACTCTTTATATACCACAGGACAAAGTTCATGCACACCTGACAATGGATgttcataaataaatcatgtaaCCATTAACTGACAATAAGATTTTTGACTGATTAATACTTTCGGTTAAACtgttaataaacattttttctatattttaaacAGACGCATCTCACAAAGCTGGCAGATCTAGAGAGGAACCATCTCTGCATTCGGTTATAGTTGTTATTCTCCACCACGGGTCTCACAGTTTATAGGCGGTGTACAGGACTAACTGAGGCAGGCCTGCTCTGTTTAAAAGGGTTGATTATTCTGATTGCCCACtgaacatgcacacagtttACTCGCGTGGACAACTACAGCAGATGTTATGCTGAGGTCGGCAAAGGACAGAAAGTACTTCATGGAGGCTTTGACCGACGCAACACAGATTTCTCAGGGCGTTGCTGATGGTCAGTCTGACTTTGAGAGACAACGTTCTCATATCATTTTAAAGCTCTTTGCATGATTAAAGCTCTTTACATGATGCTATCCCTAATATACACAAAATAACAGCATTATGACCATTATCACATCAAAAACTCATGACAAGGCACATGCAAAATACTAATGTACTTTATTGATGGGGACCCAATTATTACTATGAGCATTTCTGTTGATGCCACACAGAATTTCCATCCTGCACAAAATTTGACCAATACATCagtcaagatgtttttttctgattggaaaacattgaaatgaaatgatgataaaaatgtgtcactCGTTCATCAGGGTCATTTATTCTCTCTTGTTTTTGACAGTCGTATTCCTCCTTTTGCCTTTAAAAGTAGTTTGAAAGAATTATTTTGAAACAACTGACCTTTCGTCCTTTATAATCATATTCAGTGTCTGTATAAAAGACAGCATGACCTGGGTTTGTCTACATTGTAGATCACTGGATTTGGAAATGGTTGTTATAGACTCACATCTGTGTCACTACAATTTGAAATGTGACTGTGCTGGTattgtgggtgggtgggtgggtgggtggtgatGCTGCTGGAATGGTGGTGGGAATGTTCAACCCTCTCTCAAATTCCAGTGGCTGGCTTGTCTCAAAGTAACTGATTGTTTGTATGTGTAgttttgaatattttgtgtATTGACTGTAATGAAACTTTATCTGTGTTCATTTATAACATTTTGGAGTCAACTTACTTTAGCTTCAAAGAAGGTCTTGGCTCCTTTGACCCCCTCTGTAGAGACATCGATTTCAGAGAGGCGAGCAAGGACACAGAGGCCACTGTCCTCTGacagctctcctgctgctgccttcctgAAAATCAGCAGGAACTAAAGACGACAGGAAAAGCAGAGGAACACGGTTGTAAGAAAGAAGGAATATCACATCATCTCACTAATTTGAATCTGGTTTTCTCTTTTCACCTCTCTGAAGCTGAGTTTGTTGTCCAGGTCCTCGTCCACCTCCTTGATCATATTCTTCAAGccaatgtgtgtctgtggagcaCCAAGCTTCTCCATCATCAACTTCAGCTCCATGAGGTCAATGTAGTTGTCTTTCCCAGAATCATACCTTGACAGaatcaaatatgaaaaatgcTTTGTTACAGCTTGGCAACAGATCTGAAAGAAGATTCACATCCTATCAACACATACTGAGCCACTTCTGAGCCGTGCAGCTGGTCGATTTTAACAGGTTTGCTAGATGTGTGTAGTCCCAGTTTCCCAATTCTGTCCCACCTCAATATTTGTATTCTGAGACCCCACTAAAGCAGCTTTGCATGCctcacagttttaaaaagtccTTATTTATTTCTAACTGCCTATTGCAGCTGCTCAGTTGAGCCTCCCATTGAAATGGGCACTATAAGCTCAAGcctaattaaaaagtaatttcctTCTGACTGAATAAACGTCCGGTAAACCTGCTGAGGGGCAGCATGCAATTgtcaaaagaataaaatcatgCAGTTATTGAGTTTCGGACATACTCTTGTCAACCTGTGCTCCCACAAACTAGATGAACTTCCACCTGAGTACAACAATGGTTACCTCTCgccagtctgtgtgtttactatcttatatatgtattttcCAAAGGGACTTCTGGGGCAAATAAAGCAAGACAAGGTCCAATTTCACATGAAGGCAGATGTTCAGAGTTGCTGACTGGGCTGGTACACAAAGATATGAAAACGGGTAGTGTTACGTGGTGCTCAGGCACGTACTGATTATATTATTTGCCCACCAGCCACACCGTCTGTATCATTTGTATAGACCTAAACAGAGTTTACGCTAAGTACTTCTTAACGCCTCTgtttcaggatcaggacagacacacattaGGCCCAGCTGCCTTGTACCGTGCTGAAGTATCCTTTCAGTGTCCTCCCGCCACACTCCCCTGCACTCACATTgaactttataaataaacaccaacagtaattaaagtttactttgtgtttatttgattggGCGCCAAAACATATTtcccataaacacacaacacaaaaatagGGTGCATGTGCGCAATTCacttgccacacacacacacaaacgataTACAaaagccaggacatcagggttaaagtgactgcAAATATCCGGATTCATGATACGACATCATCAATTACTAACTACATAAACGTGATTGCCAGTTTGTGTCTGAAGAGCAACAGAGATGCACAGGTGCCAAAAGAAAACCTTGgggaaacactgacaaaacTTGGTTGATCAGTGGTAGCACCCACATCAAATATTATCTACACTTAGTCTGTCGCTGCTGTAATTGAAGGCAAATTAAAGTGTCtgctctgagcagcagcagattcacaTCACAGAGTAACAGAGTCGTATCACATGCTGAGAGAGCTGATGAGGATTTGGtgttaaaacattattaaaactcGGGTTgggcgatatggaaaaaaaatcttatcacgATCATTTTATCACATCAGTGGATATCGagatatcaatcaatcaaattttatttgtatagcccatattcacaaatcacaatttgtctcatagggctttaacaaggtgtggcatcctctgcccttaaccttCAACAAGAAACCTTtcaacagggtaaaaagaacgtagaaacctcagagagagccacatgtgagggatccctctcccaggacggacagaagtgcaatagatgtcacgtgtaatggagaacatcagcaagataagggtatttgcagcattgattagaataaatactttgtagcataatggaaggtaaattaattgatggattattgtcagtatcTGAGGATAgatattgtatatcaagcagtcttatTGTAGTCATAGTCCATGGTTACACGATACAGGATTCGCCATTATGATCACGATCTCTGttacgcgatccaccatcataatcaacaatgtggccgcagccgcggccctggatctgcggacgataaggcaaagggactccggggaagaagtcaagtcagtaacatgtattgatgagatattcatttctttgatgtgataagggggagaagaggaaggagaagctgggaagagaacctccgtgtgtcatgtgtcccccgatattctagacctatagcagcataactaagagcaggtctaagacaagcctggaccggctccaactataagctttatcgtaaaggaaggttttaagcctactcttaaacgtacagatggtgtctgcctcccgaactgaaagtgggagatgattccacaggagaggagcttgatagctgaaagctctggctcctactctactttcagagactttagggacgacaagtaagcctgaattctgggagcgcagtgctctagtgggttgataaggtagtatcagctctttaaggtataaaggtgccatattattaagggccttgaaggtgaggaggagaattttaaattctattctagattgaaccggaagccagtgtagtgaagctaatactggagaaatgtggtctcttttcttggttcttgtcaggacacgtgctgcagcattttggacaagctgcagagtctttaacgacttactgctggagcctgataataatgaattacaataatcaagtctggatggaacaaaggcgtggactagtttttctgcatcttttagagaaaggacatgtctgattttttagatgtaatgcaaatgaaagaaatgtttcattggaagcaagggcaatgtcgtctagcgcagctatatcattagataatttatctctaaggtgtttagggccaagtattagaacctctgttttatctgagtttaataagagaaaattgcgggtcatccaggtttttatgtccttgaaacatgctgggagtttagttaattgattacattgttcaggttttaaagTATAACTGtgtgtcatccgcatagcagtggaaatttaccaagtgtgtcctgataatgtttcctagtggaagcatatataatgagaataaaattgggccgagcacagagccctgtggaacaccgtggttaactttggtgcgcacagatgactcatcattaatttgcacgaattggaatctatctgaaaaataggatttaaaccagtttagggcggttcctttaatgctaattaactgttctagcctctgtaataaaatttgatggtctattgcaggggtattcaactaaaatttaaagaggtccggttagagaaaatttcttgaagcaaaggtccggaagatcataatgtctaactatttagtgtgatatatatttaagtagcctagtagttgtatcaacatctgcatgtactaaatacctgactgtcaaatcaaatgaattcagtacgtTCGCAAAAAcgttttgacaatatttattgtcacgtaacatagaactgaacatatatgtatgattgcagatatgtataatgttctctcattaactaaataaaagtagggctacatttcaaaataagagaaaataaataaaatgtgaaaattgtgcatgttcaaataaagggcttaacttcagaaaaataaaagggagcaaaagcttgaatttccctttttctgtttcacatcttgactgAAAAgtctcaacacatcttaacaattgaacagttttagaatcactttcttcccctcttatatcccactcccccactttgttcgtctgtttctctccctttctccgtctcactcctctgtttctctccctttctccgtctcactcctgtttctctccctttctccgtctcac contains:
- the efhd2 gene encoding EF-hand domain-containing protein D2, which codes for MATDELSSKLSRRLQIEEGAEDPVALDPPGHQNGSEEKPSTANADSELGAKLSRRGELNEGQGEHCQPSMKVFNPYTEFKEFSRKQIKDMEKMFKMYDSGKDNYIDLMELKLMMEKLGAPQTHIGLKNMIKEVDEDLDNKLSFREFLLIFRKAAAGELSEDSGLCVLARLSEIDVSTEGVKGAKTFFEAKVQAINESSRFEAEIRQEQEDKKKQAEEQKQRRAAFKDLQSAFN